Proteins from a genomic interval of Dama dama isolate Ldn47 chromosome 1, ASM3311817v1, whole genome shotgun sequence:
- the TMEM25 gene encoding transmembrane protein 25 isoform X1, translating to MALPPGPATLPHTLLLLPALLSSGWGELAPQIDGQTWAERALRENERHAFTCRVAGGLGTPRLAWYLDGQLQEASTSRLLSVGREAFSGGTSTFTVTAQRAQHELNCSLQDPGSGQSANASVILNVQFKPEIAQVGAKYQEAQGPGLLVILFALVRANPPANVTWIDQDGPVTVNTSDFLVLDAQNYPWLTNHTVQLQLRSLPHNLSVVATNDVGVTSSSLPAPGLLATRVEVPLLGIIVAGGLALGTLVGFSTLVACLICRKEKKTKGPSRRPSLISSDSNNLKLNNVRLPRENMSLPSNLQLNDLTPDCRGKPADRQMAQDNSRPDLLDPEPGGLLTSRGRESGLLPCSLALPRVPKASESPRAESGLPASKK from the exons GTTGGGGGGAGCTGGCGCCACAAATTGATGGTCAGACCTGGGCAGAGCGGGCACTTCGAGAGAATGAACGCCATGCCTTCACCTGCCGTGTGGCAGGGGGACTTGGCACCCCTCGATTGGCCTGGTACCTGGATGGACAGCTGCAGGAGGCCAGCACCTCGAGACTGCTGAGTGTGGGCAGGGAGGCCTTCTCTGGAGGCACCAGCACTTTCACTGTCACTGCCCAGCGGGCCCAGCATGAACTCAACTGCTCCCTGCAGGACCCAGGCAGTGGCCAGTCAGCCAATGCATCCGTTATCCTCAATGTGCAAT TTAAGCCGGAGATTGCTCAGGTTGGGGCCAAGTACCAGGAAGCTCAGGGCCCGGGCCTTCTGGTCATCCTCTTTGCCCTCGTGCGTgccaacccgcctgccaatgtgacCTGGATCGACCAGGATGGGCCAGTGACTGTCAACACCTCGGACTTCCTGGTGCTGGATGCCCAGAACTACCCCTGGCTCACCAACCACACCGTGCAGCTGCAGCTCCGCAGTCTGCCACACAACCTCTCGGTGGTGGCCACCAACGACGTGGGTGTCACCAGTTCCTCGCTTCCAGCCCCAG GGCTCCTGGCCACCCGGGTGGAAGTGCCACTGCTGGGCATCATTGTGGCTGGAGGGCTTGCCCTGGGCACCCTGGTGGGGTTCAGTACCTTGGTGGCCTGCCTGATCTGCAGGAAAGAGAAGAAGACCAAAG GCCCCTCCCGGCGCCCATCCCTGATCTCTAG TGACTCCAACAACCTGAAACTCAACAACGTGCGCCTGCCACGCGAGAACATGTCCCTCCCGTCCAACCTTCAGCTCAATGACCTCACTCCAGACTGCAGAG GGAAACCAGCAGACCGGCAGATGGCTCAGGACAACAGCAGGCCAGACCTTCTGGACCCAGAGCCTGGTGGCCTCCTCACCAGCCGAGGTAGGGAAAGCGGCCTGCTGCCTTGCTCCCTTGCCCTCCCGCGTGTGCCAAAGGCCTCTGAGTCACCAAGGGCAGAGAGTGGTCTCCCAGCTTCCAAGAAATGA
- the TMEM25 gene encoding transmembrane protein 25 isoform X2 — MALPPGPATLPHTLLLLPALLSSGWGELAPQIDGQTWAERALRENERHAFTCRVAGGLGTPRLAWYLDGQLQEASTSRLLSVGREAFSGGTSTFTVTAQRAQHELNCSLQDPGSGQSANASVILNVQFKPEIAQVGAKYQEAQGPGLLVILFALVRANPPANVTWIDQDGPVTVNTSDFLVLDAQNYPWLTNHTVQLQLRSLPHNLSVVATNDVGVTSSSLPAPGLLATRVEVPLLGIIVAGGLALGTLVGFSTLVACLICRKEKKTKGPSRRPSLISSDSNNLKLNNVRLPRENMSLPSNLQLNDLTPDCRGKPADRQMAQDNSRPDLLDPEPGGLLTSRGFIRLPMLGYIYRVSSVSSDEIWL; from the exons GTTGGGGGGAGCTGGCGCCACAAATTGATGGTCAGACCTGGGCAGAGCGGGCACTTCGAGAGAATGAACGCCATGCCTTCACCTGCCGTGTGGCAGGGGGACTTGGCACCCCTCGATTGGCCTGGTACCTGGATGGACAGCTGCAGGAGGCCAGCACCTCGAGACTGCTGAGTGTGGGCAGGGAGGCCTTCTCTGGAGGCACCAGCACTTTCACTGTCACTGCCCAGCGGGCCCAGCATGAACTCAACTGCTCCCTGCAGGACCCAGGCAGTGGCCAGTCAGCCAATGCATCCGTTATCCTCAATGTGCAAT TTAAGCCGGAGATTGCTCAGGTTGGGGCCAAGTACCAGGAAGCTCAGGGCCCGGGCCTTCTGGTCATCCTCTTTGCCCTCGTGCGTgccaacccgcctgccaatgtgacCTGGATCGACCAGGATGGGCCAGTGACTGTCAACACCTCGGACTTCCTGGTGCTGGATGCCCAGAACTACCCCTGGCTCACCAACCACACCGTGCAGCTGCAGCTCCGCAGTCTGCCACACAACCTCTCGGTGGTGGCCACCAACGACGTGGGTGTCACCAGTTCCTCGCTTCCAGCCCCAG GGCTCCTGGCCACCCGGGTGGAAGTGCCACTGCTGGGCATCATTGTGGCTGGAGGGCTTGCCCTGGGCACCCTGGTGGGGTTCAGTACCTTGGTGGCCTGCCTGATCTGCAGGAAAGAGAAGAAGACCAAAG GCCCCTCCCGGCGCCCATCCCTGATCTCTAG TGACTCCAACAACCTGAAACTCAACAACGTGCGCCTGCCACGCGAGAACATGTCCCTCCCGTCCAACCTTCAGCTCAATGACCTCACTCCAGACTGCAGAG GGAAACCAGCAGACCGGCAGATGGCTCAGGACAACAGCAGGCCAGACCTTCTGGACCCAGAGCCTGGTGGCCTCCTCACCAGCCGAG GTTTCATCCGCCTCCCAATGCTGGGCTACATTTACCGGGTGTCCAGTGTGAGCAGTGATGAAATCTGGCTCTGA
- the TMEM25 gene encoding transmembrane protein 25 isoform X3 — MALPPGPATLPHTLLLLPALLSSGGLGTPRLAWYLDGQLQEASTSRLLSVGREAFSGGTSTFTVTAQRAQHELNCSLQDPGSGQSANASVILNVQFKPEIAQVGAKYQEAQGPGLLVILFALVRANPPANVTWIDQDGPVTVNTSDFLVLDAQNYPWLTNHTVQLQLRSLPHNLSVVATNDVGVTSSSLPAPGLLATRVEVPLLGIIVAGGLALGTLVGFSTLVACLICRKEKKTKGPSRRPSLISSDSNNLKLNNVRLPRENMSLPSNLQLNDLTPDCRGKPADRQMAQDNSRPDLLDPEPGGLLTSRGRESGLLPCSLALPRVPKASESPRAESGLPASKK, encoded by the exons GGGGACTTGGCACCCCTCGATTGGCCTGGTACCTGGATGGACAGCTGCAGGAGGCCAGCACCTCGAGACTGCTGAGTGTGGGCAGGGAGGCCTTCTCTGGAGGCACCAGCACTTTCACTGTCACTGCCCAGCGGGCCCAGCATGAACTCAACTGCTCCCTGCAGGACCCAGGCAGTGGCCAGTCAGCCAATGCATCCGTTATCCTCAATGTGCAAT TTAAGCCGGAGATTGCTCAGGTTGGGGCCAAGTACCAGGAAGCTCAGGGCCCGGGCCTTCTGGTCATCCTCTTTGCCCTCGTGCGTgccaacccgcctgccaatgtgacCTGGATCGACCAGGATGGGCCAGTGACTGTCAACACCTCGGACTTCCTGGTGCTGGATGCCCAGAACTACCCCTGGCTCACCAACCACACCGTGCAGCTGCAGCTCCGCAGTCTGCCACACAACCTCTCGGTGGTGGCCACCAACGACGTGGGTGTCACCAGTTCCTCGCTTCCAGCCCCAG GGCTCCTGGCCACCCGGGTGGAAGTGCCACTGCTGGGCATCATTGTGGCTGGAGGGCTTGCCCTGGGCACCCTGGTGGGGTTCAGTACCTTGGTGGCCTGCCTGATCTGCAGGAAAGAGAAGAAGACCAAAG GCCCCTCCCGGCGCCCATCCCTGATCTCTAG TGACTCCAACAACCTGAAACTCAACAACGTGCGCCTGCCACGCGAGAACATGTCCCTCCCGTCCAACCTTCAGCTCAATGACCTCACTCCAGACTGCAGAG GGAAACCAGCAGACCGGCAGATGGCTCAGGACAACAGCAGGCCAGACCTTCTGGACCCAGAGCCTGGTGGCCTCCTCACCAGCCGAGGTAGGGAAAGCGGCCTGCTGCCTTGCTCCCTTGCCCTCCCGCGTGTGCCAAAGGCCTCTGAGTCACCAAGGGCAGAGAGTGGTCTCCCAGCTTCCAAGAAATGA